In Ovis canadensis isolate MfBH-ARS-UI-01 breed Bighorn chromosome 11, ARS-UI_OviCan_v2, whole genome shotgun sequence, one genomic interval encodes:
- the ASPA gene encoding aspartoacylase isoform X2: protein MTSCHVAEDPIKKVAIFGGTHGNELTGVFLVKHWLENSTEIQRTGLEVKPFITNPRAVKKCTRYIDCDLNRVFDPENLGKKKSEDLPYEVRKAQEINHLFGPKDSEDSYDIIFDLHNTTSNMGCTLILEDSRNDFLIQMFHYIKTSLAPLACYVYLIEHPSLKYATTRSIAKYPVGIEVGPQPQGVLRADILDQMRKMIKHALDFIHNFNEGKEFPPCAIEVYKIMEKVDYPRNESGEIAAIIHPKLQDQDWKPLHPEDPVFLTLDGKTISLGGDQTVYPVFVNEAAYYEKKEAFAKTTKLTLNAKGIRSSLH, encoded by the exons ATGACTTCTTGTCACGTTGCTGAAGACCCTATAAAAAAGGTGGCTATCTTTGGAGGAACTCACGGGAATGAACTAACAGGAGTATTTCTAGTTAAGCACTGGCTGGAGAACAGCACTGAGATTCAAAGAACAGGGCTGGAGGTAAAACCATTTATCACCAACCCAAGAGCAGTGAAGAAGTGCACCAGATATATTGACTGTGACCTGAATCGAGTTTTTGACCCTGAAAATCTTGG caaaaaaaagtCAGAGGATTTGCCATATGAAGTGAGAAAGGCTCAAGAAATCAATCATTTATTTGGTCCAAAAGACAGTGAAGATTCCTATGACATTATTTTTGACCTTCACAACACTACTTCTAACATGGGGTGCACTCTTATTCTTGAAGATTCCAGGAATGACTTTTTAATTCAGATGTTTCATTATATTAAG ACGTCTTTGGCTCCATTAGCCTGCTATGTTTACCTTATTGAGCATCCTTCTCTCAAATATGCAACCACTCGTTCTATAGCCAAGTATCCTGTTG GTATAGAAGTTGGTCCCCAGCCTCAGGGGGTTCTGAGAGCTGATATTCTAgatcaaatgagaaaaatgattaAACATGCTCTTGATTTTATACACAATTTCAATGAAG GAAAAGAATTTCCTCCCTGTGCTATTGAAGTCTATAAAATAATGGAGAAAGTTGATTATCCCAGGAATGAAAGTGGAGAAATTGCTGCTATTATCCACCCTAAACTTCAG GATCAAGATTGGAAACCCTTGCACCCTGAGGATCCTGTGTTTTTAACTCTTGATGGAAAGACTATTTCATTGGGTGGAGACCAAACCGTGTACCCAGTGTTTGTTAATGAGGCCGCGTATTATGAGAAGAAAGAAGCTTTTGCAAAGACAACTAAACTAACACTCAATGCAAAAGGTATTCGCTCCTCTCTACATTAG